In Halanaeroarchaeum sp. HSR-CO, one DNA window encodes the following:
- a CDS encoding DUF5788 family protein: protein MKEYERKQLLERIGRDGATVGASVPETIDLQGEPFELQSFVFETKRQAEVPANHRERVDSVKKRLRAERQERRRQLEHEDIDRARGEELVETIVGIDRALNALESLGETDLTQASKSAETADQKRWLAFLKKALGHDSDDSGPGARVR, encoded by the coding sequence GTGAAGGAGTACGAGCGAAAGCAGCTGCTCGAGCGGATCGGTCGGGACGGGGCGACGGTCGGGGCCAGCGTCCCGGAGACCATCGACCTCCAGGGAGAGCCATTCGAGTTGCAGTCGTTCGTGTTCGAGACGAAACGGCAAGCGGAGGTTCCAGCCAACCACCGCGAACGGGTCGATTCCGTCAAGAAACGCCTCCGTGCAGAACGCCAGGAGCGCCGCAGGCAACTGGAACACGAGGACATCGATCGTGCGCGAGGTGAGGAACTCGTGGAGACCATCGTCGGCATCGACCGCGCCTTGAACGCACTCGAATCGCTCGGCGAGACCGATCTCACCCAGGCGTCAAAATCCGCCGAGACGGCAGACCAGAAGCGCTGGCTGGCATTCCTGAAGAAGGCACTCG
- a CDS encoding rhomboid family intramembrane serine protease, with protein MATCDVCGREEGMPYQCRLCGGTFCSEHRLPEAHDCPGLDNWNDPGGVFDSGFDESVDSSRSSSRSVTDAIPIDTGPGGVFAYFRNNLTYLFLALMWVTFLLEAIVLFVLGDVVLFRTLFTLSSDNVTYVWTWVTSIFAHDPGGFFHIFFNSIVLYFFGPVVERRVGSKKFVALFLISGAVAGLAQVLAVMAVGGSTSVLGASGAIAALLGVLTVLNPNLRIYLYFIIPMPLWVATALFAGYSIMVSTAGGIGFGGVAQLAHLAGLGIGLAYGVVLKRRGARAPQQLQFGGRGGGRRGRGRF; from the coding sequence ATGGCGACGTGCGACGTGTGTGGGCGCGAAGAGGGGATGCCCTACCAATGTCGGCTCTGCGGTGGCACATTCTGTTCGGAGCACCGACTGCCCGAGGCCCACGACTGTCCGGGACTCGATAACTGGAACGACCCCGGTGGTGTCTTCGATTCGGGGTTCGACGAGTCGGTCGATTCGAGTCGGTCATCGTCGCGCTCGGTGACGGACGCGATCCCGATCGATACCGGGCCTGGGGGCGTTTTCGCGTACTTCCGGAACAACCTGACCTACCTCTTTCTCGCGTTGATGTGGGTCACCTTCCTGCTCGAAGCGATCGTCCTCTTCGTCCTGGGCGACGTCGTGCTGTTCCGGACGCTGTTCACGCTCTCCTCGGACAACGTCACCTACGTCTGGACGTGGGTGACCTCGATCTTCGCCCACGACCCCGGTGGCTTCTTCCACATCTTCTTCAACAGCATCGTGCTGTACTTCTTCGGGCCGGTGGTCGAACGCCGGGTCGGGTCGAAGAAGTTCGTCGCGCTGTTCCTCATCAGCGGCGCCGTCGCGGGCCTCGCCCAGGTGCTCGCGGTCATGGCGGTCGGTGGCTCCACCTCGGTCCTCGGGGCGAGTGGTGCCATCGCCGCGCTCCTGGGCGTGCTGACGGTGTTGAACCCGAACCTCCGCATCTACCTCTACTTCATCATCCCGATGCCCCTGTGGGTCGCCACGGCGTTGTTCGCCGGCTACTCCATCATGGTGAGTACCGCTGGCGGCATCGGCTTCGGTGGCGTCGCCCAACTCGCCCACCTGGCCGGCCTGGGCATCGGGCTGGCGTACGGAGTCGTCCTGAAGCGCCGGGGGGCCCGGGCGCCCCAGCAACTCCAGTTCGGCGGCCGGGGCGGCGGCCGTCGCGGCCGCGGCCGGTTCTGA
- a CDS encoding endonuclease V: protein MEVVRPEYLPDPALDRAAMEALQRAIADDARFEDDGRIDPAELTIDEPLELPDGTVSVSPATTAPIVVGIDQAFAEERAVSAAIAIQDGRVVDWSVGREPLQLPYIPGLLAFREAGAIVDALEGLSVEPTLLVLDGSGRLHFRQAGIATHVGVVFDVPAIGVAKSLLCGRPARSLAEPLPAGTRVPILADDSVDADLDTVIGHAYQSRQFSYPERRHVNPLFVSPGHRISAETTVEAVGALSAGYKLPEPTRLADRAVDVCKD from the coding sequence ATGGAGGTGGTCCGGCCAGAGTACCTCCCCGACCCTGCCCTCGACCGGGCAGCGATGGAAGCCCTCCAGCGGGCCATCGCAGACGACGCCCGCTTCGAAGACGACGGGCGCATCGACCCGGCCGAGTTGACGATCGACGAGCCGCTGGAACTGCCTGATGGTACCGTCTCCGTGTCACCCGCGACGACCGCCCCCATCGTCGTCGGAATCGACCAGGCGTTCGCCGAGGAACGTGCCGTGAGTGCCGCTATCGCCATTCAGGACGGTCGCGTGGTCGACTGGTCGGTCGGCCGCGAACCGCTCCAGCTGCCCTACATCCCCGGATTGCTGGCGTTTCGCGAGGCGGGCGCCATCGTCGACGCGCTCGAGGGCCTCTCCGTGGAGCCGACGCTGCTAGTCCTCGACGGGAGCGGCCGTCTCCACTTCCGGCAAGCCGGTATCGCGACCCACGTGGGTGTCGTCTTCGACGTTCCGGCCATCGGCGTGGCGAAGTCGTTGCTGTGCGGACGGCCGGCCCGATCACTGGCGGAGCCACTGCCGGCGGGGACGCGGGTGCCGATCCTCGCCGACGATTCGGTGGACGCAGACCTCGACACCGTCATCGGGCACGCGTATCAGTCACGACAGTTCTCCTATCCCGAGCGTCGGCACGTGAACCCGTTGTTCGTCAGTCCGGGCCATCGGATCAGTGCCGAGACGACCGTCGAGGCCGTCGGAGCGTTGTCGGCGGGGTACAAACTCCCCGAGCCGACGCGACTGGCCGATCGGGCCGTCGACGTGTGCAAGGATTAA
- a CDS encoding SDR family oxidoreductase: MERTVLITGCSSGIGRATVRAYLSEGWTVYATARDVADIADLADAGAETRELDVTRPAQCRDVVEEIVDSAGRLDVLVNNAGYAQFGALEDVPTREVQRQFDVNVYGPHRLIRAALPHMRDAEDGTIVNVSSVTGRLATPGMGVYAGSKFALEGMSDALRGEVGQFGVDVVVVEPGPVETNFDDRARREVRTIDSNPAYDDLYDLYEDYTAMSGVGAVSPAEVADVILEAGVSTDPEPRYAVGQVARYSLLGRFVPDRWRDTIFSLLQRLP; this comes from the coding sequence ATGGAACGGACGGTACTCATCACTGGCTGTTCGTCCGGCATCGGTCGGGCGACGGTCCGCGCATATCTCTCCGAGGGGTGGACGGTATACGCGACCGCGAGAGACGTGGCGGACATCGCCGATCTGGCCGACGCGGGTGCGGAGACCAGGGAACTCGACGTAACACGGCCGGCGCAGTGCCGGGACGTCGTCGAGGAGATTGTTGATTCGGCGGGCCGTCTCGACGTCCTCGTGAACAACGCCGGCTACGCTCAGTTCGGTGCACTCGAAGACGTGCCAACGCGGGAGGTACAGCGACAGTTCGACGTGAACGTCTACGGCCCGCATCGGCTCATCCGGGCCGCCCTCCCGCACATGCGGGACGCCGAGGATGGAACCATCGTCAACGTCTCGAGCGTGACGGGCAGACTCGCCACGCCCGGAATGGGTGTCTACGCTGGTTCGAAATTCGCCCTCGAGGGGATGAGCGACGCTCTCAGAGGCGAGGTCGGGCAGTTCGGGGTCGACGTGGTCGTGGTCGAACCGGGCCCGGTCGAGACGAACTTCGACGACCGAGCGCGACGGGAAGTGCGTACGATCGACTCGAACCCGGCGTACGACGACCTCTACGACCTGTACGAGGACTACACCGCGATGTCCGGTGTCGGGGCCGTCTCACCGGCCGAGGTCGCCGACGTGATCCTCGAGGCCGGCGTCTCGACCGACCCGGAACCCCGGTATGCCGTCGGGCAGGTCGCCCGGTACAGCCTCCTCGGACGGTTCGTCCCCGACCGCTGGCGTGACACCATCTTCTCACTCCTCCAGCGTCTGCCATGA
- a CDS encoding glycerate kinase, with amino-acid sequence MTDAGSPAPNTEIRDRDSLATSPTRDLALSCLEAGIDAAHPERVIRDAVVVEDGRLQVADATYDLYPFRRILVLGGGNAAAHVATAIESVLGDRLDGGVVVTDDPVSLESVTVLPGDHPVPSQQGVESTEQLLETAREVDEDTLVVGVITGGGSALMAAPAPGLSLADLRETTDALLRSGATIHEINAVRKHCSAIKGGQLADALAPATVVSLVLSDVVGNDLDVIASGPMVPDRSSFADALAVLDTYDVTVPESVRDRLEAGADGRIAETPTAGDSIFDGVNTHVLADGFTALEAAAATAAEAGYDPLILSSRLEGESRDLGSTHAAIVDEMQATGHPVDPPAVLLSGGETTVSVTGDGHGGPNQEFALSAALSTDADAVVAAVDTDGIDGNSAAAGAILDGGADFDQRAKRALADNDVTPYLDERSSLVVTGPTGTNVNDLRVLVVPR; translated from the coding sequence ATGACTGACGCCGGTTCCCCGGCTCCCAACACGGAGATACGCGACCGCGATTCGCTCGCTACGTCGCCCACGAGAGATCTAGCCCTCTCCTGTCTGGAAGCGGGTATCGACGCCGCCCACCCCGAACGGGTGATTCGCGACGCCGTTGTTGTCGAAGACGGCCGCCTCCAGGTCGCCGACGCCACCTACGACCTCTACCCCTTCCGGCGAATCCTCGTCCTGGGCGGCGGGAACGCGGCGGCCCACGTCGCCACCGCGATCGAATCCGTCCTCGGTGACCGCCTCGACGGCGGAGTCGTCGTGACGGACGACCCGGTGTCCCTCGAGTCGGTTACCGTCCTCCCCGGCGACCACCCGGTCCCCAGCCAGCAGGGGGTCGAATCGACCGAGCAACTCCTCGAGACGGCCAGGGAGGTCGACGAAGATACCCTGGTCGTCGGGGTCATCACTGGTGGAGGGAGCGCTCTCATGGCCGCTCCTGCGCCGGGGCTCTCGCTCGCCGACCTCCGCGAGACGACCGACGCGCTCCTGCGGAGCGGCGCGACCATCCACGAGATCAACGCGGTCCGCAAACACTGTTCGGCCATCAAGGGCGGGCAACTCGCGGACGCACTCGCTCCCGCGACGGTCGTCTCGTTGGTCCTCTCGGACGTCGTCGGCAACGACCTCGACGTCATCGCCAGTGGGCCGATGGTCCCCGACCGCTCGTCGTTCGCAGACGCCCTCGCCGTCCTGGACACGTACGACGTCACGGTTCCGGAGTCCGTCCGGGATCGACTCGAAGCGGGGGCCGACGGACGGATCGCCGAGACCCCCACTGCGGGTGATTCGATATTCGACGGCGTGAACACGCACGTGCTCGCGGATGGGTTCACCGCGCTCGAGGCTGCAGCGGCGACCGCCGCCGAGGCCGGTTACGACCCACTGATCCTCTCGTCCCGACTCGAAGGGGAATCTCGGGACCTGGGGTCGACACACGCTGCGATCGTCGACGAGATGCAGGCCACGGGACACCCCGTCGACCCACCCGCGGTGCTGCTCTCGGGTGGCGAGACGACGGTTTCGGTCACCGGCGACGGCCACGGCGGCCCGAACCAGGAGTTCGCGCTCTCGGCTGCGCTCTCGACCGACGCCGATGCGGTCGTCGCCGCCGTCGACACCGACGGTATCGACGGCAACTCGGCGGCGGCCGGGGCGATTCTCGATGGCGGCGCGGATTTCGACCAGCGGGCAAAACGAGCCCTCGCGGACAACGACGTCACTCCCTATCTCGACGAACGATCGTCGCTGGTCGTCACCGGGCCGACGGGAACGAACGTCAACGACCTGCGGGTGCTGGTCGTTCCCCGGTGA
- a CDS encoding arsenical pump-driving ATPase GET3, whose translation MDELTVEAVDSLEPALDAETAEYVLYGGKGGVGKTTMAAATALASATDGTSTLVVSTDPAHSLSDTLGVDIPDEPTRLREDVPLYGVEIDPDKAMDEAPIFGDDGSAMGPLGDLLGDEGFDPMMGGQMPGADEAAAMQLLLTYLDDQRFDRVVVDTAPTGHTLRLLELPELLDSMVGRFVALRERLGGLMEGVKGMFGEEAPAEGDGMDDLDELADRVERLRAILRDPQRTDFRIVTVPEEMAVQESLRLRSRLEEFGIPVGTVVVNRVMEPLSQVTDDVPEETFVSPDLEHCEFCQRRWAVQQGALQSAQDLFRGHDVKRVPLFADEVAGERMLRVVAACLQ comes from the coding sequence ATGGACGAACTGACGGTCGAGGCGGTCGATTCCCTCGAGCCGGCACTGGACGCCGAGACGGCCGAATACGTCCTGTACGGTGGCAAGGGCGGCGTGGGAAAGACCACGATGGCGGCGGCCACCGCGCTCGCGAGCGCGACGGACGGGACGTCGACGCTCGTCGTCTCCACGGACCCGGCCCATTCCCTCTCCGATACGCTGGGCGTGGACATCCCCGACGAACCGACGCGATTGCGCGAGGACGTCCCGCTATACGGCGTCGAGATCGATCCCGATAAAGCGATGGACGAAGCGCCGATATTCGGGGACGACGGGTCGGCGATGGGACCGCTCGGCGACCTCCTCGGTGACGAGGGGTTCGACCCGATGATGGGCGGACAGATGCCGGGCGCCGACGAGGCCGCCGCGATGCAACTGCTCCTGACCTACCTCGACGACCAGCGATTCGACCGCGTCGTCGTGGACACCGCGCCGACCGGTCACACGCTCCGGTTGCTCGAGCTGCCGGAACTCCTGGACTCGATGGTCGGCCGCTTCGTGGCCCTCCGCGAGCGCCTGGGCGGGCTGATGGAGGGCGTAAAGGGAATGTTCGGCGAGGAGGCGCCCGCCGAGGGAGACGGCATGGACGACCTGGACGAACTCGCCGATCGGGTGGAGCGGCTGCGAGCGATCCTCCGCGATCCGCAGCGGACGGACTTCCGCATCGTCACCGTCCCGGAGGAGATGGCCGTCCAGGAGTCGCTCAGACTCCGCTCCCGACTCGAGGAGTTCGGCATCCCCGTCGGTACCGTCGTCGTCAACCGGGTGATGGAGCCGCTCTCCCAGGTGACCGACGACGTGCCCGAGGAGACGTTCGTCTCACCGGACCTGGAACACTGCGAATTCTGTCAGCGCCGGTGGGCGGTCCAACAGGGTGCCTTGCAGTCCGCACAAGACCTGTTCCGCGGCCACGACGTCAAGCGGGTCCCCCTGTTCGCCGACGAGGTCGCCGGCGAACGGATGCTCCGCGTCGTCGCCGCCTGCCTCCAGTGA